From the genome of Pseudomonas mohnii:
AGCACCGCCATCAGGTTCAGCGCCTGGACCACGTCCGGGCAGTTTTGGCAGGACAGCGAGAAGTAAGTCTCGAAGTTGAACTCACCCTTGAGCGAGCGGATCTGTTCGATCACTTCGACACTGGCCTTCGAAGGGTGGCCGCCGACTTGAAGCAAGGCCAGCACCAGCGAAGTGAATTCGTGGCCCATCGGGATACCGGCGAAACGCAGGCTGATATCAGCCCCCGGGCGATTGATTGAGAACGATGGCTTGCGTGCATCGTCACCGTTGTCGAGTAAGGTAATTTGGGTGGAAAGACTGGCAACGTCTTTCAGCAATTCGAGCATTTCCCGGGATTTCGCACCGTCGTCGAGGGATGCAACGATCTCGATCGGCTGGGTGACCCGTTCCAGGTACGATTTCAACTGGGCTTTAAGATTGGCGTCCAACATACGGGCGATTTCCTTTTGATTCTTAAAAAAAAAAGCCCGAGCGAATCTCGCCCGGGCGTTTTTATTGGGCGGTGCTGCTTACTGGTCAGGTGCGGCGTTCCGCCCTGATACGGCGCTCACAGACTTAGATCTTGCCGACCAGGTCCAGGGACGGCGCCAGAGTGGCCTCGCCTTCTTTCCACTTGGCAGGGCAAACCTCGCCTGGGTGAGCAGCGACGTACTGGGCAGCCTTGATTTTGCGCAGCAGTTCGGAAGCGTCGCGGCCTACACCGCCGTCGTTCAGTTCGACGATTTTGATCTGGCCTTCAGGGTTGATCACGAAGGTGCCACGGTCAGCCAGACCCACTTCCTCAATCAGCACGTCAAAGTTGCGGGAGATGGCGTGGGTCGGGTCGCCGATCATGGTGTACTGGATTTTGCCGATCGCTGGCGAAGTGTTGTGCCAGGCAGCGTGGGCGAAATGAGTGTCGGTGGAAACGCTGTAGATCTCGACGCCCAGCTTCTGGAAGGCATCGTAGTTGTCAGCCAGGTCTTCCAGCTCGGTTGGGCAAACGAAAGTGAAGTCAGCCGGGTAGAAGAAAACGACAGACCACTTGCCTTTCAGGTCAGCGTCCGAGACTTGTACGAAGTCGCCGTTTTTGTAGGCGGTCGCTTGGAACGGTTTAACTTGGCTGTTGATGATAGGCATCGTTGACTCTCCATCGGGGTTAAGAAGTTGATGGGGAGAACTTTACCCACTCGACGGACGGTTGGCTCATTGGCAAACC
Proteins encoded in this window:
- the ahpC gene encoding alkyl hydroperoxide reductase subunit C, yielding MPIINSQVKPFQATAYKNGDFVQVSDADLKGKWSVVFFYPADFTFVCPTELEDLADNYDAFQKLGVEIYSVSTDTHFAHAAWHNTSPAIGKIQYTMIGDPTHAISRNFDVLIEEVGLADRGTFVINPEGQIKIVELNDGGVGRDASELLRKIKAAQYVAAHPGEVCPAKWKEGEATLAPSLDLVGKI